In one Fusarium falciforme chromosome 5, complete sequence genomic region, the following are encoded:
- a CDS encoding UDP-N-acetylglucosamine transferase subunit ALG13: MTSDSNPTGRFCLVTVGATVGFRKLTEAALDSTFWKYLVSQGFTELHVQCGPDAAWASKELIARKDDAPRGLNIDIFDMRKNLMKEEMTLCKPLDGKRQLGLVISHAGTGTILDAWKLGLPIIVVPNTQLLNDHQTEMAKHLSKEGYAIMSTGSVDDLQEAMHKVELLWEDNKARWPPNKVPSAGNDRRRLWDLAPHEVAKEQNATMAHD; the protein is encoded by the exons ATGACTTCAGACTCAAATCCCACTGGCCGGTTCTGCCTGGTCACGGTCGGCGCCACCGTCGGCTTCAGGAAACTCACCGAGGCCGCCCTCGATTCCACCTTCTGGAAGTACTTGGTCTCGCAGGGCTTCACCGAGCTGCACGTACAGTGCGGACCAGATGCTGCTTGGGCAAGCAAAGAGTTGATTGCCCGCAAGGATGATGCTCCTCGAGGTCTCAATATTGACATCTTTGACATGAGAAAAAATCTCATGAAAGAGGAGATGACGCTGTGCAAGCCTCTAGACGGGAAGCGGCAGCTTGGTCTCGTCATCTCACATGCGG GAACTGGAACTATCCTTGACGCCTGGAAGCTGGGACTTCCCATCATCGTGGTGCCCAATACGCAGCTCTTGAATGATCACCAAACCGAGATGGCAAAGCATCTGTCAAAGGAGGGGTATGCCATCATGAGCACTGGCAG TGTGGACGATCTACAGGAAGCAATGCATAAGGTGGAGCTCCTGTGGGAGGACAACAAGGCTCGCTGGCCCCCCAACAAGGTGCCGTCGGCGGGAAACGACAGACGGCGTCTCTGGGATCTTGCCCCTCATGAGGTCGCCAAGGAACAAAATGCGACCATGGCTCACGACTAG